From Ignatzschineria sp. RMDPL8A, a single genomic window includes:
- a CDS encoding XTP/dITP diphosphatase has translation MHQLVIASHNAGKVAEFKTLLAPLGIEVLSLSDLNIESEAEETGLTFVENALLKARHIAEITHLPTLADDSGLVVDALGGAPGIYSARYSAEKTDAANNALLLKNLSETGDTERRAHFKCVLVLLQHANDPVPIISEGEVYGTILDAPSGENGFGYDPLFFFPPLNKSFAEVTPDEKNRNSHRGKALMDLIAKLNQRFG, from the coding sequence ATGCACCAACTTGTTATCGCTAGCCACAACGCCGGTAAAGTCGCTGAATTTAAAACGCTGCTCGCGCCCCTCGGGATTGAGGTGTTATCGCTCTCTGATCTTAATATTGAGAGCGAGGCGGAGGAAACCGGACTCACCTTTGTAGAAAATGCCCTCCTTAAAGCGCGCCACATTGCCGAGATTACTCATCTTCCCACTCTTGCCGATGATTCTGGGTTAGTGGTTGACGCACTCGGCGGGGCTCCGGGCATCTATTCTGCACGTTATAGCGCTGAAAAGACCGATGCTGCCAATAACGCTCTTTTACTTAAAAACCTCTCCGAAACAGGAGATACCGAGCGACGCGCTCACTTTAAATGCGTTCTTGTCCTGCTACAGCACGCGAACGACCCCGTACCCATTATTAGCGAGGGCGAGGTCTACGGCACGATTTTAGACGCGCCGTCCGGAGAAAATGGCTTTGGCTATGACCCGCTCTTCTTCTTCCCGCCGTTAAATAAGAGTTTTGCCGAAGTGACGCCTGATGAGAAAAATCGCAATTCACACCGCGGAAAAGCCCTGATGGATTTAATTGCCAAATTAAACCAACGGTTTGGTTGA
- a CDS encoding cold-shock protein has translation MRIGTVKWFNESKGFGFITPEDGGADVFVHFSTISGDGFRTLAEGQKVEFEAKESERGLQTVVCKPA, from the coding sequence ATGCGTATTGGAACTGTGAAATGGTTCAATGAATCTAAAGGATTCGGTTTTATTACTCCAGAAGATGGAGGTGCCGATGTATTCGTCCACTTTTCAACCATTTCAGGTGATGGCTTCCGTACTTTAGCTGAAGGGCAAAAAGTAGAGTTCGAAGCTAAAGAAAGCGAACGCGGTCTACAAACAGTTGTTTGTAAGCCTGCATAA
- the icd gene encoding NADP-dependent isocitrate dehydrogenase encodes MTYQHITVPKGDKITVNADFSLNVTNTPIIPFIEGDGVGAEITPVMQKVVDAAVNKAYNNERAIAWMEVYAGEKSTKVYGENEWLPAETIEALKEYVVSIKGPLTTPVGGGIRSLNVAMRQQLDLYVCQRPVQYFEGVPSPVKEPQKTDMVIFRENSEDIYAGIEWESGSDDAKKVIEFLQNEMGVTKIRFPETSGIGVKPVSKEGTERLVRKAIQYAIDNDKPNVTLVHKGNIMKFTEGGFRDWGYALAQNEFGAKLIGDGPWCSFKNPKTGNEIVIKDSIADAFLQRILLEPEKYSVVATLNLNGDYVSDALAAQVGGIGIAPGANISDKVAIFEATHGTAPDIAGKGLVNPGSLILSAEMMLRHLGWTEAADLVVSALNKAIASRKVTSDFARQMENATQVSTDAFGDLMIELM; translated from the coding sequence ATGACTTATCAACACATTACTGTACCCAAAGGCGACAAAATCACCGTCAACGCTGATTTTTCATTAAACGTCACCAACACCCCCATCATTCCATTTATCGAAGGGGACGGCGTTGGGGCTGAAATCACTCCGGTGATGCAAAAAGTTGTGGATGCTGCGGTTAATAAAGCGTACAACAACGAACGCGCCATTGCCTGGATGGAAGTCTATGCTGGTGAAAAATCCACTAAAGTATACGGCGAAAACGAATGGCTTCCAGCGGAAACAATCGAAGCATTAAAAGAGTACGTTGTATCGATCAAAGGCCCATTAACGACGCCGGTCGGTGGCGGGATTCGCTCACTTAACGTAGCAATGCGTCAACAGCTCGACCTCTATGTTTGTCAGCGCCCCGTTCAATACTTTGAAGGCGTTCCATCACCCGTAAAAGAGCCCCAAAAAACTGACATGGTAATTTTCCGTGAAAACTCAGAAGATATCTATGCGGGCATTGAGTGGGAATCGGGCTCAGATGATGCGAAAAAAGTGATCGAATTCTTACAAAACGAGATGGGCGTTACCAAAATTCGCTTCCCAGAAACCTCAGGTATTGGCGTTAAACCGGTATCAAAAGAGGGAACTGAGCGTCTTGTACGTAAAGCGATTCAATACGCAATCGACAATGATAAACCGAACGTAACGCTCGTTCACAAAGGTAATATCATGAAGTTCACCGAAGGGGGCTTCCGCGATTGGGGTTATGCACTCGCGCAAAATGAATTTGGCGCAAAACTGATCGGTGATGGTCCTTGGTGTTCATTTAAAAACCCAAAAACCGGCAACGAAATTGTTATTAAAGACAGTATCGCCGACGCATTCTTACAACGCATCCTCTTAGAGCCTGAAAAATACTCTGTGGTCGCAACGCTTAACTTAAACGGTGACTACGTGTCAGACGCGCTTGCCGCGCAAGTAGGCGGAATCGGAATTGCACCGGGCGCGAATATCTCAGATAAAGTGGCAATCTTTGAAGCAACTCACGGTACAGCTCCTGATATCGCAGGAAAAGGCCTTGTAAACCCAGGTTCGCTAATTTTATCGGCAGAGATGATGTTACGTCATCTTGGCTGGACGGAAGCGGCGGATTTAGTAGTGAGCGCGCTCAATAAAGCGATCGCATCACGTAAAGTCACCAGCGACTTTGCCCGCCAAATGGAAAACGCAACGCAAGTATCAACGGACGCGTTTGGCGATCTTATGATTGAATTAATGTAA
- the truB gene encoding tRNA pseudouridine(55) synthase TruB → MREKQTKNKIVRRPLDGILLLDKPMDVTSNRILQHVRRLFQAEKAGHSGTLDPMATGLLPIAFGEATKFSSQLLDSHKSYEFICALGEKTSTGDKEGEVIETQAIPPLSESLLTDALEALTGDILQTPPMVSALHHNGKRLYELAREGIEVPRAARPVTILSLELIGFNDHSFHAKVTCSKGTYVRVLAEDIAAKLGTLGHLTMLRRTAIYPFMTPTMVTLETLEAADSLETLDRLLLPVDSALIDLPKWEFTEDESARVLHGQRIRVETELTEPLYRLYDHNQQFLGVGAPNTPFSIGAKRIIQRRE, encoded by the coding sequence ATGCGAGAGAAACAGACAAAGAATAAAATTGTACGCCGTCCTTTAGACGGCATTTTATTATTAGACAAACCGATGGACGTGACCAGCAATCGAATATTGCAGCACGTCCGCCGTCTTTTTCAAGCTGAAAAAGCGGGCCACTCCGGGACGCTCGATCCCATGGCCACCGGGTTATTGCCCATTGCCTTTGGCGAAGCGACTAAATTTAGCAGCCAGCTACTCGATAGCCACAAATCCTACGAATTTATCTGTGCTTTGGGAGAAAAAACCTCAACGGGCGATAAAGAGGGAGAGGTGATCGAGACCCAAGCCATTCCCCCTTTAAGCGAATCCCTTTTAACGGATGCATTAGAAGCGCTCACCGGTGATATTTTACAAACGCCGCCCATGGTCTCAGCCCTCCATCACAATGGAAAGCGGCTCTATGAGCTCGCCCGTGAAGGAATTGAAGTGCCAAGAGCGGCACGCCCGGTCACCATTTTAAGCCTTGAGCTGATCGGATTTAATGACCATTCATTTCATGCAAAAGTAACCTGTTCAAAGGGGACGTATGTGCGGGTATTAGCAGAAGACATTGCTGCAAAATTGGGAACGCTTGGACATTTAACGATGCTACGCCGCACCGCGATCTATCCCTTTATGACGCCCACTATGGTCACGCTTGAGACGCTTGAAGCCGCGGATTCGTTAGAAACGCTCGATCGTTTATTATTACCGGTTGATTCAGCGCTCATTGATCTGCCGAAGTGGGAATTTACTGAAGACGAGAGTGCCCGCGTCCTTCATGGACAGCGCATTCGCGTAGAGACCGAGCTCACCGAGCCTTTATACCGACTCTATGATCATAACCAACAATTTTTAGGGGTGGGCGCTCCAAACACCCCATTTTCTATCGGAGCAAAACGGATAATTCAGCGACGCGAATAG
- the rbfA gene encoding 30S ribosome-binding factor RbfA translates to MSNSRLKRVDEQLKQELSLLIRQEIFDPRASMISVTLVDTVRDYSQAKVYVTYLGPKEERDEIIEMLESYGGEFRRQLGKTLRLRTIPKFFFIYDDLLEKSNELSLLISEAIRDDERKADLNTGDYARETDKE, encoded by the coding sequence ATGAGTAATTCACGATTAAAACGGGTGGATGAGCAGTTAAAGCAAGAGCTTTCGCTCCTCATTCGCCAAGAAATATTTGATCCGCGTGCGAGCATGATTTCGGTCACGCTCGTGGACACTGTGCGCGATTATTCTCAAGCGAAAGTCTATGTGACCTATTTAGGCCCGAAAGAAGAGCGCGATGAGATCATCGAAATGCTAGAGAGTTACGGCGGTGAGTTTCGTAGACAGCTTGGGAAAACATTGCGGTTACGCACCATTCCTAAGTTCTTCTTTATCTATGATGACCTCTTAGAAAAAAGTAACGAGCTCTCTTTATTAATCTCTGAAGCAATTCGTGATGATGAGCGCAAAGCCGATCTCAATACGGGTGATTATGCGAGAGAAACAGACAAAGAATAA
- the infB gene encoding translation initiation factor IF-2 produces MSDKDNNTKSPRKITLKRKTHTELQVETTPGQARTVAVEVRKKRTYVKRNAEEAAADNINKTVADAPVIDSTHANTTPADKVETHENAPKAESNDSSTAPAESSSRSTDAVATKEAPVDAEKTAQDAKLAAKRDAEDAKRDEEAKAQQARMEAAKRRAEEEAKKRDDEERRRKELEEKKRQEEIQRLTEAARSASESTVSKINIQFQNDPVEDTNDTEDEAEMEAAHKPKKARAKKEEPAVERKQRAPRKRRRKDDEFEKEEISLKPGRRKRGRDSQRRRPEHGFQMPTEAKKIEVEIGETITVSELAHKMSIKAAEVIKALMNMGSMVTINQVLDQETAAIVVEEMGHDYKFVSENALEDELLASIESGDDSLLMARPPVVTIMGHVDHGKTSLLDYIRKEHVASDEAGGITQHIGAYHVKTEKGVVTFLDTPGHSAFAAMRARGAKVTDIVVLVVASDDGIMPQTVEGIQHAKASNIPVIVAITKMDKPTADKDRIMSELTQYGIVSEEWGGENLFAFVSSKTGEGIDHLLDQILVQAEVLELKAINQGPARGAVIESRLDRGRGAVASVLVQSGLLKKGDIVLAGYEYGRVRALIDENGNNVESASPSIPVEILGLSGVPNAGDEVTVVPDERKAREIANFRQGKFREIKLARQHKSKLENLFNNMGEGSENVLNIVLKADVQGSVEALVSSLTELSNDEVTVKVVASGVGGINESDAHLAVSSDAIVIGFNVRADNAARKIIEEEGLALHYYSVIYDVIDEVKQALIGKLAPEFKEEIIGIAEVRDVFKSPKIGAIAGCMVTEGVVKRNNRIRVLRDNIVIYEGELESLRRFKDDVNEVRSGFECGIGVKNYNDVQAGDQIEVYEKVQVERKL; encoded by the coding sequence ATGAGTGATAAAGATAACAACACCAAAAGTCCACGTAAAATTACATTAAAGCGCAAGACCCATACTGAGTTGCAAGTGGAAACAACCCCTGGGCAAGCACGCACCGTAGCTGTTGAAGTGCGTAAAAAGCGTACCTATGTAAAACGTAATGCTGAGGAAGCAGCGGCTGACAACATTAATAAGACTGTTGCAGATGCCCCTGTGATCGATAGCACTCACGCGAATACTACCCCAGCTGACAAAGTTGAAACGCACGAGAACGCTCCAAAGGCTGAATCTAACGATTCATCAACAGCGCCTGCCGAGTCATCTTCACGCTCAACCGATGCAGTTGCGACCAAAGAAGCGCCCGTTGATGCAGAAAAAACCGCTCAAGACGCTAAATTAGCGGCGAAACGGGATGCAGAAGACGCAAAACGTGACGAAGAAGCGAAAGCACAACAAGCGCGCATGGAAGCAGCGAAACGCCGTGCTGAAGAAGAAGCGAAAAAACGCGATGACGAAGAGCGTCGCCGTAAAGAACTTGAAGAGAAAAAACGTCAAGAAGAGATTCAACGCTTGACCGAAGCTGCTCGTTCTGCCAGCGAAAGTACCGTTTCAAAAATTAATATCCAATTTCAAAATGATCCTGTAGAGGATACAAACGACACAGAGGACGAAGCGGAGATGGAAGCTGCGCACAAACCTAAAAAAGCTCGAGCGAAAAAAGAGGAGCCAGCGGTTGAACGTAAGCAACGCGCCCCTCGCAAACGCCGTCGTAAAGATGATGAGTTTGAGAAAGAAGAGATCTCTCTCAAACCCGGACGCCGTAAACGTGGCCGTGACAGTCAACGTCGCCGCCCAGAACACGGCTTCCAAATGCCAACGGAAGCGAAGAAAATCGAAGTGGAAATTGGTGAAACCATTACCGTATCAGAACTTGCTCACAAAATGTCGATCAAAGCGGCTGAGGTGATTAAAGCGCTGATGAATATGGGTTCAATGGTCACTATTAACCAAGTCCTTGACCAAGAAACGGCCGCGATTGTGGTTGAAGAGATGGGTCATGACTATAAATTCGTGAGCGAAAATGCCCTTGAAGATGAGTTACTCGCATCGATTGAATCAGGCGATGATTCACTCTTAATGGCACGCCCACCTGTGGTAACCATCATGGGTCACGTTGACCATGGTAAAACCTCGCTCCTTGACTACATTCGTAAAGAACACGTAGCGAGCGATGAAGCCGGTGGCATCACTCAGCACATCGGTGCCTATCATGTGAAAACAGAAAAAGGCGTCGTTACCTTCTTAGACACTCCAGGACACAGTGCGTTCGCCGCAATGCGTGCCCGTGGTGCGAAAGTGACGGATATCGTTGTGCTTGTGGTGGCATCCGATGATGGCATCATGCCACAAACCGTTGAAGGGATTCAGCATGCGAAAGCATCTAACATTCCGGTTATCGTAGCCATTACTAAGATGGACAAACCGACCGCGGATAAAGATCGCATCATGTCTGAGCTCACCCAATACGGCATCGTATCGGAAGAGTGGGGCGGTGAAAACCTCTTTGCCTTTGTGTCATCGAAAACCGGTGAAGGCATCGATCATCTTCTTGACCAAATTCTCGTTCAAGCAGAAGTGCTTGAGCTCAAAGCGATCAACCAAGGCCCTGCTCGCGGAGCGGTGATTGAATCACGCTTAGATCGTGGCCGTGGTGCGGTCGCATCCGTCCTCGTTCAATCGGGTCTACTCAAAAAAGGCGACATTGTACTCGCCGGCTATGAGTATGGACGCGTGCGTGCTTTAATTGATGAAAACGGCAACAACGTTGAGAGTGCATCACCCTCAATTCCCGTTGAAATTCTCGGTCTTTCAGGCGTTCCAAACGCAGGTGACGAAGTAACGGTGGTTCCTGATGAGCGTAAAGCCCGTGAAATTGCCAACTTCCGTCAAGGTAAGTTCCGCGAAATCAAACTGGCACGTCAGCATAAATCGAAACTTGAAAACCTCTTTAATAATATGGGTGAAGGTAGTGAAAACGTGCTTAACATCGTCCTTAAAGCAGACGTTCAAGGATCGGTGGAAGCGTTAGTCAGTTCACTTACTGAGCTTTCAAATGACGAAGTGACCGTGAAAGTGGTTGCAAGCGGTGTAGGCGGAATCAACGAATCCGATGCGCACTTAGCGGTATCGTCTGATGCGATCGTAATTGGATTTAACGTTCGTGCCGACAACGCAGCTCGTAAGATTATCGAAGAGGAAGGTCTTGCCCTTCACTACTACAGCGTCATCTATGATGTGATCGACGAAGTGAAACAAGCCCTCATTGGTAAACTCGCGCCTGAATTTAAAGAAGAGATCATCGGGATTGCTGAAGTTCGCGACGTCTTCAAATCACCTAAAATCGGTGCAATCGCCGGTTGTATGGTAACTGAAGGGGTGGTGAAACGAAATAACCGCATCCGCGTACTTCGTGATAATATTGTGATCTATGAAGGCGAACTTGAGTCACTGCGCCGCTTTAAAGACGACGTAAACGAAGTTCGTTCAGGCTTTGAGTGCGGTATCGGCGTGAAGAACTACAACGACGTTCAAGCCGGTGACCAAATTGAAGTCTATGAAAAAGTTCAAGTTGAGCGTAAACTATAA
- the nusA gene encoding transcription termination factor NusA, producing the protein MNNKEILLVAETVSNEKGISRDEIFAALESALAVAARRTFSIDVDLRIEIDRTTGNFRTFRRWTVVDDNLPQEEQAPTRQITLSAARIDDPEIEVGAIIEEEIENIVFARTDAQSAKQVITQKIRVAERHHIARQYEDRIGELIRGTVKRIDRGNLFIDLGDNSEALLPKENTIPREMFRVGDTLRAVLTEIRDDQQRGPQIILSRRANELIKVLFELEVPEIHQGSIELVAASRDPGSRAKIAVKSHDKRIDPVGACVGMRGSRVQNITRELFGERVDIVLWDANPVQYVINAMSPAEVVSVIVDEDKHMMDIAVSQDKLSQAIGRGGQNVRLASELTGWTLNVMGSEDAESKQHKEITRIADLFTEELNVDEEVAEILIREGFSTIEEVAYVPVNEMLEIEEFDEDVIEALREAAREALERQEDMIKALGDQAPTDDLIRLLDGNELLAIQLAKKDISTLDDLAELSTDELCEMAAIDEEQASRYIMAARESWFEE; encoded by the coding sequence ATGAATAATAAAGAGATATTATTAGTTGCTGAAACAGTATCTAATGAAAAAGGGATTTCACGTGACGAGATCTTCGCTGCGTTAGAATCGGCGTTAGCGGTGGCTGCACGTCGTACCTTCTCCATCGATGTCGATCTCCGTATTGAAATCGACAGAACGACTGGAAATTTCAGAACTTTCCGCCGTTGGACGGTGGTGGACGATAATCTTCCGCAAGAAGAGCAAGCCCCTACCCGCCAAATCACCCTTTCAGCGGCACGCATTGACGACCCTGAAATTGAGGTGGGCGCGATCATTGAAGAAGAGATCGAAAATATCGTTTTTGCCCGTACCGATGCCCAATCGGCGAAACAAGTGATCACACAGAAAATTCGTGTGGCTGAGCGTCATCATATTGCCCGTCAATATGAAGATCGCATTGGCGAGCTGATTCGTGGAACAGTAAAACGCATCGACCGCGGCAATCTCTTTATTGACCTTGGCGATAACTCAGAAGCATTGCTTCCTAAAGAAAATACCATTCCTCGTGAGATGTTCCGTGTCGGCGATACGCTTCGTGCGGTCTTAACGGAGATTCGTGATGACCAGCAACGCGGTCCACAAATCATTCTCTCACGTCGGGCAAACGAGCTTATTAAAGTCCTTTTTGAACTGGAAGTTCCAGAAATTCATCAAGGCTCCATTGAGCTCGTTGCGGCAAGCCGTGATCCCGGTAGCCGTGCAAAAATCGCCGTAAAATCTCATGACAAACGAATCGACCCCGTTGGTGCCTGCGTCGGAATGCGCGGTTCACGCGTACAAAACATTACGCGCGAGCTCTTTGGCGAGCGGGTTGATATTGTCTTATGGGATGCAAACCCTGTACAATATGTGATAAATGCAATGTCACCGGCGGAGGTGGTATCTGTGATTGTTGATGAAGACAAACACATGATGGATATCGCTGTCAGCCAAGATAAACTTTCTCAAGCCATTGGCCGTGGTGGACAGAACGTTCGTTTAGCCTCAGAGCTTACCGGATGGACGTTAAACGTCATGGGTAGCGAGGATGCGGAGAGTAAACAGCACAAAGAAATCACTCGCATTGCCGATCTCTTTACTGAAGAGCTCAATGTGGATGAAGAAGTGGCTGAAATTTTAATCCGCGAAGGCTTCTCTACGATCGAAGAAGTCGCCTATGTGCCTGTCAATGAGATGCTTGAAATTGAAGAGTTTGATGAAGATGTCATCGAAGCTCTCCGTGAAGCCGCCCGTGAAGCCCTTGAGCGTCAAGAAGATATGATCAAAGCGCTTGGAGATCAGGCGCCGACAGACGACCTTATTCGTCTTCTTGATGGCAATGAGCTTCTCGCGATTCAGCTTGCGAAGAAAGATATCAGCACTCTTGACGATTTAGCAGAACTCTCTACAGATGAACTCTGTGAAATGGCTGCAATCGACGAAGAGCAGGCAAGCAGATATATCATGGCAGCCAGAGAGAGCTGGTTCGAAGAATAA